The genome window GCAGGAAATCTGGAAGCAAAGGGTTGAAACGGAAGATGAAATTATCTCAGacgtaaagaaaaacaaacaaatatcaaACAATAAACTGTCTGACTTTTTAattgttctgtttctgtctttaaaaaacagcCATTTTTTCATTTGATCAATTTGTTTTGTACTTCTTTTTGTGcatacttttttttgctttatgcAAATAAGAATCTAgatttcatctttttattattaagcatttaattgtttttttttttcatctaaatatgtcattttttaaatgtatttatttattggcatcatttgatttgtttttaaaatcactttttattgtttttatatttctttaatacAAGGATTTACAACTTTAATGTTGGACAgtacagttttttaaattttttttaaagatatttaattAATCATGAGAATATCACATTAATTAACCCCTTGCTGGGCCACATGTTGAAAAAACTGTGGATCAATTGTTTATAATTAGTTTATGCTTTATTCgtcctttttgtcattataattgTCTGATCTGCAGATACAGAAAGATGATTTTCTCTCTGAAACATtaaaactgaattattttatttacgtcactttttcttcttcttcttcttctgtgttaaTAACTGCAGCAGCGGCTCTGACTCCTGTCAGCCGTTTCTCCACTTTTACGTGTTTctcctgataataataattaaaacacattttattagcTAATGAATCAAACTACAGCTGGAAACAATAATTATGAGTCAGAGCGGCGAATCGAGACTGAAAAACacgtgaaataaaatataaaacaaaggtTTCCCGCGAGGTAAGCAGCTCGAATTTATTCTATAAACTTAATTTGTGACgtttaaattgtatttgtttaaaaagagaaaatgtcgCCTGTGAGagtttaattaatttctttttttcttactgtAATTAAATCTAATGAAAAGGTCTGGAAGTAAAATCCCTCCTGTGACTGTCTCCTGGGTTTTATAATCAAAAtgaattcaaattaaaataaaaagtagttaaaataaggaAAATCCGCCTGTTAAATCTTACTTCATATTTAtacttaatgtgtttttttaattaattaattattattattttttttttacaaaaagcgATAATTCCCGTTTTTTTCaacaaatttacttttttgttaattgaaaTACGACGCGTTTAATCAAACATTTCGACAAAATCATTAATTTTCTTCTCCCACAGTAGataatacaaacaaatatacaaatagaAACTACGTTGCAGCTGTAAAGTGCAAAACTAAAAAGGAAAAATCCgttaaaaaatgtgcattacaacaaataaaacattttaaaccatCAGAGGAGCAGATATTTGCTTTTAGCTTCATATTTCTGCTTTACACATCAGATTTGTCTGTCTCTAATAAATACTTatctaaaatgatttattgtttaaaatgacTCGTGCTCGgtgtgtggaggtgtgtgtgtgtgtattagtgtgtatgtatgtgtatctgtgtgtgtgtgtgtgtgtgtgtgcgggggggggggggggtagttATTTCCTCAGTTTTCACAGAAAAACGTGTAGAAACATGAATACACAAGCAGAGAAATCAAGTTCTAATATTTCTATTTATCATAATTTGTTCAAATTAAAACTGTAGATAAAGATAAACAAGTCTgaatcaaataaatacactaaaCTGGTATTTTCTAATGCCAGAAAACGAATTAATCcatttaattaaattgtttttttcacgCTGGCTCAAATCCTCCAATAACAGATCGAATATGCAAATGACCAAAACTGACACTTAAATACTGCAGTACAACTACTTTACTATGAAATCATTTCTATTGCAAGTACTACCACCACCAGTatgattatcattatatttaactatcgctatttattattttttagagcTCTGTGCTCTTTAAataaaattgttattattatcatcatcataccTAATCAGTCAATTATctgaaaaatactaaaacaatattGTTATAATATTCATAAGAAATGTGTTTAACTCAAAGTAACATTAAcacttgataataataataataataacaatattataataataataataataataatgacaataataataataacaatagcatTATTAGCAAAAGAAGGAAGATAATTATTGAAAACATTGATTGCAAAAGCCtaataaaatcaaaacaatgtaggtaaatataaacatttcctGTCTGTTCTGTATcattgcaacacacacacacacacacacacacacacacacacacacagacattaacCTGATCAATTAAATActgtaaacaaaaatattcataaaattatgtatttttactttGATCTTCAggggaaaacattttttgtctgtatggttttatatttaaagtattcaattgttgttttctttctaaaTTTAAGACACTTTGAGctgcatgttttgtttaaattgtgctatacaaataaagtttacaattaataacaataatgagaagaagaagaagaagaagaagaagaagaagaagaagaacaaactAAACAGAAAAGATTCATATTTGTTAGAAAAAGCACAAAGTGAGAAATTAAAGCtgcttaaatgaataaaaaccagcagaaaaagaaaaacctggATGCACAAAAATATCTCTAGGCTCATAATAAAGACattattaaagaaattaaagtgCACCGGCTCACCTGGGAAGCGGTGGCCCATGTGGCTCCGCAGCACCCAGGGGTAGAAGAGCGCGTCCCGATGCGGGCCGAAGACGCTCGACGGGGGGATCTGCAGCGGGTGCAGCGGGTGGTGCAGCGGCAGCCCGCCGGGGCTCTGCGGGTGCGTCCCGGGCTCAGGGAGCAACATGTCCGGCCCGGAGTACAGAGTCCTCCCGTTGTTACCCTGGAAGCTGGAGCCGAAGACCCCTGCGGCGGCGGCGGCTGCAGCGGTCGCCGGGTGCAGGGACTCCGGGAACCGGAGCGCCATGGGCCGGATGGGCTCGTCCCCGGAGCCGCCGCCGCCGCGGCTGCTCGCCTCCTTCCCGACCAGAGCCTCGATGGTGAAGCATTTCTTATTATTTCTGTGGTGTAACATTTTCAGCACCTGGAGCTGAGCAGATGGTGCAGGTGAGAACAAATCGGCGTCCAGTTAGTCCAGTTCCGCGGGCTCAGGGAGCTCAGAGTCCCAGTTCCCCCCGGAGACCCATAACTCTTCAAAACTCTCCGTCCGTAAAGATCCGGATCAGTGCGCCTGGAAAGCGGCTGAAGTTTCCCTCTCACCTGTGTCCGGGGCGGGGCTGTGTCTCCCCTCCTGCAGGTGATAAAAACCAACAAACTCCCggaaaaaagaaagccaaagtGTCCGGTCAAAGTGCAGCGGGGATCCGTGTGAGCAGCAGCCGGGGAGAGGTGAGGGCTGCCGGGCTGCGGGGCTCTGATCAGTCGGTGTCTCTCCGCGCCTCCTGCCGCCACACGCTGCAGTCTGAAGCCGAGAGGGTCTGTCAGTCACACGGGCTGAGGAGGCAGCTACCTGCCCTGCCCTCCTCCTGACAGAGGTGCGCTGAGCATGCGCAGAGGAGGACTGCCATTTTGTTTGATCGAGTGGATGacggtgaggaggaggaggaggaggaggaggaggaggaggagatgactGACagtgatgaggaggatgaggatcAGAGTGATGAGGTCAgagatgatgtcactgttttcaGTCAAAGTTTGTATCCTGCGTtaatatttattgattattatttttgatatgttatgtttttgttgttgtttatttgtattttctttttaaatatttgtaaacaGTAGACTAAttcaatacttttttaaaaatgtaatattaatttaggtaatttaatttttctctctgttaagcactttgtattttctttctataaataaagattaaataaataaaatacaaataaaatagctattcagcaataaaaaaagtctcagaaactcacaacaaaaaatatattaaaagtttgttgttgttgtctggaCTTCTTTTACTTCACTGTAactctccgtgtgtgtgtgtgtgtgtgtgtgtgtgtgagcgacaGGTCAATTGACACAGAACAAGACAATTGACCCctaggggtcaaaggtcagaggaaaCTCCTCCTTTTATCTGTTAGGTCTTCAGTTTCCTGACAGTTTTTCACTGAAgaagtcaataaataaatcaaacaaacaccAATAATGCcttgatcattattattattattattattattattattattattatctttattgttCTTTAGTTGTACAGCTCCACATTTATCTGTCAGCTTCAGGTATTTTGCAGATTCACAttattaaaactaaatatgaTGTGAACATCAAGCAtaatgagtttttaattttctatgcTAAGATGACATGTTTACACAGCTAACAGCAACCTTTATGGTTACCAAAATTTGTTTGTGAACATTAATTTAGGTTCTTCAAATTAAGTTTCTCCtgatttttccattaaaaaaaatggtatgcTGAAGGGTCGGTTAGGAAAAACCATCCATGTGGGACAAAGGTTTGTCATTTAGGCGTCTTATACAGGACTGTCGAGGTCACATGACACACAGGAAGTGACCTCAGATAAATGTAACCACAGAACAAAACGCTCAATTAACTAAAGCTCCATTAAGTGTCAAATTTTCATTGCACACTGGAATATGAACATGAGTCTCTTGGGTTAAGATGACATCACGGAACAAAAAGGGAATCATAAACGTTTTAAAGTCAAGTTTTTTGGTAGCAGATTAAAGAGAACTGGATGTCAGGAATACCAACATTTCATAAAAGCCTGGAAACTGCTGTTGCGTTTGGGTGCATGGACACATGGTTGATGTGGAGGACTTAAaagtattattaaaaaacagcaattaaAGAACCAAGAGGATAGAAAATGAATGTGCAGGAAGATAATGGACTGaacttttttactgtaaaatgacCATGTTTAGGTATGAATGTTTAGGTATGTGTTAATGTCCTGCCACCTGAAGGTGTTAATTTAGTATTAGAGGTTAAAAAAACCATCCATGTGGTTGTACggactgaaaaaaacataaagaacaGCCATTAAAGCGCAACGAGGAGAGAACATTTAGACATAAATGCAAGAACAAAAGTTTAAGTGCAGGATATATGAAGAATTTAACTTTTATACAGtaaatttaacatgtttttgcgTCCCAGGACCCATGCCCCCTGGGACTCTGTCCTTCCTGTGCagcttttggtaatttagtatTCGCAGTGAGAAACAAACGATCCATGTGGTCGTAcaatttggaggaaaaaaacagcaattaaagagccaaaaacataaaaacaagaataaaagttGCTTGCTTCTGTTATtatgtaaagtgtctttgagcACATTTTAAACCTCTATACCAatcaaattgataatttttattataatgaaaGTGAACTTTTCACAGTAAATTAACATGTTTTTGCGTCCCAGGACCCATGCCCCCTTCCTGtcctcttctgtccttcctgtgcagctttttgtaatttagtatTCGCGGTGAAAAACAAACGATCCATGTGGTCGTAcgttttggaggaaaaaaacagcaattaaagagccaaaaacataaaaacaagaataaaagttacctgcttctgtttttattatgtaaagtGTATTTGAGCACATTTTAAAGCTCTATACCAATcaaattgattattattatcattattattattaaagtgaACTTTTTCACAGTAAATTAACATGTTTTTGCGTCCCAAGACCCATGCCCCCTGGGACTTTGTCCTTCCTGTGCAGCTCTTGGTAATTTAGCATTAGAGGTAAGAAACAAACGATCCATGTGGTCGTACAGTTTGGAGGAAAAAGACAGCAATAAAAGagccaaaaacataaatacaaaaatgtttttattatgtaaagtgtctttgagcATATTTTAAAGCTCTATACCAATCAAATTGAttcttattattaataaagtgAACTTTTTCACAGTAAATTAACATGTTTTTGCGTCCCGTCTCTGCTGACACCATTTGGACGTCAGATTGGACCCACGCCGCTCGCTCCTTCCTGCAGCTTTTGGACCTGGAGGACAAATGCCAGCCCATTCAGGAGCCTCTAATTGTGGCCCGGGAAGCTCCACAAAGCCCCCCTGCCTCCGGCCTCAATGGTCTGCCCCGCGGAGGCCCCGTGTGAACCGCGgagccccccctccctcccccgcCCCCCTCCACATGTTAATTAATAGGCCTTACTGGCAGATCTGGATCCCGCTCGGCTTTGATTGAAGGCGGCCATTAGCATCTATTAATTTAGCCTCTGGCGTTTTATCGCCGGCTCTGAAAGAGGGAATTAAGTGGTGTGAGTTATTGTGCATGCTCGGGGTGTGAGGCTGagttaaaatgtgattattgtCCCGCAGCCTGGAGccagctaactgctgctaagcCCTCTTGAAAGTGAAGGGGCGACTCCTCTCATTAGAGCCCAACAAGGGAAAGATATTAACAGGAAATAGCTGCAAATTTCTTTTTTCCACTTCTAATCTCTTCTCTTTATGTTTCGCGTGAAAAGGgcacttaaaaatgtaaaaggtggaagggaggaagaggagcacgAGCGAGAGAGCGAGGACGACGACACGGCGAAGCGGCCACAGTGATGATACAGTAGTCCAGCAGACTGGACTCCaccagcagctttttttttttttacaaaaacatttcGATTTAATTGGGCCGAGGAGGAGCAGCTGCAGCGAGGTCAAACATGGCCGCATTTTGGCGCCGGTTCTTCCTCGTGTTCTGCACCTTGGTTTAGGTTTAAGACTGAAGCTGCAGAAACGGAGCGTGAAAAAGGGTTTAAAACAGGTTGTTCTCATGAACGGTTCTCAGTTATTCcatgaaatgaatgcataacAGTTTGTATGATAGATTAAGGTGTGCGAGAGGGAAGATGGATGAAAGAAACCTGGAGCTTTGAGTCaggagataagataagataaacttTATTGTCCTTGGAAGGAAATTTGTCTTGGACTCCAATGCTGTCATATAAAGCTGCTTTACTGTAATTACAGTAGACAGACAATACATACTTAAAGGCCACAGGCCACACATAACATATACATATGAGACAAGTGTTTACTCGTGTTTTATTTCGCAGACTGTGTCcagtaaatattttttgtgagtTATTCAGAACCGAAAACTCTTAATTTTCCTGACCTTAAACAAGAGgttacattgaagaaaacagcgACCGTTATTCTGCAGGATGTCGTATGAATCGTGTTGCAGACGGCCGCAACATGTTGTAAACGAAACAATCACTTCAAACTGAGATTTGCTTCTAAAAAGGAAAGGTCGAAGGTcaccacagaaaaaaactgacaaatgtatgagaaaaaaatcacaaatttctgagaaaaaagtcacaaatttacctgaaaaaaaCTCAGACTTACAAagttacaaattaaaaaaaaacactaaaaaacaacactgcTTTGGTAAAGGTttggtaaaaaataatacatttggcttatttaaataaagatcATCCTTCTAACAACAACGTGAACACATCTCCTGGTTTAAAGTGGCATCCACCTTCCCTGGAGCCCACCTAAAGACGTACATATGCAGTTACATGCATCAAATTATATGTGtcaaacaaatgtgaaaaagttcaCTCAGGAGACCGGcatttgtgtcccgtgtgaagaCTAACTCCTGTACTCCCAACATCCTCGTAAATACTTTACTCGGCATTTATGTGCAACAAAAGCAACGAAACCCGACTGTAACTGCCTCTCACTATAATTCTAATTCTAAGTTCttgttttgaccatttttttgtttgtttatatgaaGTACATTGAACTAATGTTCGCTATTAAGTTCACACACGGCACCTAAATAATAGAACACCGCAGCGCTAAAGGAGATTAGATGGAAAAGGAGCAACAGGTGCATGCTAACACACATTCATTTCATGAATCAAAAGGAAGAAACAGAAAATTGAAGATTATCGAAGAATAAGCCCCGTTTAATTACAAGCAGCCTATGAGGTATGTTTTTGTATTGACTTTTCTAGCTTTGTGCCGTGATTTAGACTTCCTCGCTTAAATGAATGAACCGTAATGCAATTCGTGCCCAAATTACTATGTGAATGAAACGATGTCGTGTAacgtttgtgtttttcttgccgTAATTGGAGGGAGCTACACCAACCCACAACCAATCCATGCAACCAAACGGTGATTTATTGCTGAGTGACACATGAAAGTTGTCCCTAAACCGGCAAACATGATCAGCCTGGTGATGAACTTTctcacatacacataaacagtCACTAAAATATGTCTCTAAATATTTGAGGTGAGAAACTGGGAGCACAGTTAGAGAATCTTGATTGATATCTTGATCCGTGCTgcagtttgatctgagtttcgTGAGTTTCACTGGACATCTGCTGGTCAGCCGACTGGAAATCCATCTGAATGTGAGAGTGAGCGAACTCacctgccagagcaaataaaacacgagcTAGTCTGGTTTACAGGCAACATAGCAGGCTACCCCGCCCCACCCCACCCAACAAATGACAAATGTTACACatttatgagtaaaaaacatatttacaaccaaaaaaccacacatttacaagaaaaacaattacgagaaaaaaagtggagaaaaaaaagtgccagCTCCTTCCCTCAGAGCTTCTGTCCAACAGACGaaggacatttgtttacataaaaatatattaaacacGAGCTCCTCTGGTTTCCAGGAAACATAGCAGCCCATAGCTGTTTACATAAAGCTGAGTGTGGAAGAAACCAGACGAGACACCGAGAGTCCAACACACTGCAGAGGTGAGAGActttagaacaggggtctcaaactcgcggccctcgtgatgatattttgtggcccccaccttgatatgaaagtttaatgtgagttttagttttgggtcattttgtgtattttttttttaaattattttgtgtcttttttggtaattctgtgtattttttggtcattttgtgtctttttttggtcattttgtgtctatttgttttgtttttttttagttattttgtctctttttttggtcaattttcttggtcttttttttggtctttttcaagtaatttagttttttttctgtcattttgtgtcttttttggtaattctgtgtattttttgtcattttgtgtctttttttttgtcattttgtgtcttttttaagtaatttagtttttttctgtcattttgtgtctttttttggccattttgatgctgcctccggcggcccccaggtaatttgagtttgagacccgtgCTTtagaaactgcattttttttcatgccCAAACCTAATAAAGCTGAGATTAAACTTAACGGGTCAGCAACAGCCCAGTGAATGAGTCCATACCAACATGCTGCAGCTACCAGCTAGTGGGTCGAGCTCCTACTCGCCCAATTTGCTCTTGCTTtgtgcagcctcacagagctgcagcactTAAGACAGAGGGCATCAGGCTGCCTCATAGGTAGgtaaagatgtgtgtgtgtgtatgtgtgtgtgtgacccagACTGTTAATATAGAGGCCCAGGGGGCTCAACACCTTTGACCTGCGGCTAAAGAAGCTCCGAGTGTGTGTGAAGCGCCGAGCGGATGTAAAGAGATCAGTGTGTCAGCGGCTGTTTGACAAGCCGAGACAATACCTGAAGCCTGCGGGTCAGCccccgctgagtgtgtgtgtgtgcgtgtgtgtgtgtgtgttagccatGGGTCAGAGCCTCTGCTGTCATGTCATGGTGTTCCCATGGCACTTCACAGCCACCTGGAAACACCTGAAGCAGAGAGAAGAGTGAGTGGATGAACGAGCTGCAGTTACaggaaagaaacagataaagacGTGTCAATCAGCGGAGGAGAGACTCATCTTAGACATTtaggttaaaaataaacaaaagtgtAACATCAGTTTTTCATCGTCAGCAGGTGTTTATGAACTCTCTGCATTCTGTTAGTGTAAGACATGTTCAGATTTTAATTACTGTTATTATACAATTGTacattttctgctactttatactttgaTTTCACATTATTGAAGCCaatactttttactgcactgcaTTTATTGAGAACATGAGCTACCCTGCAGATTCAgattattcataaaaaatactactagaaactaataaaatatgatgcaattttacattttatagacGTAAAAAATAAAGGATCGTTGTGCAACTCAATAAGTCTGAAGTCAGGAGTTACTAAATTACTGGATGTCtgatgtctctacactgtcaatcaatatgtgctgtgtgtgagtctgagtgtgtgtttgtgtgtgtgtgcgtgtctacgtgcgtgtgtgtgcatgtttgtgtatgtgtacatacagatgtgtatgtgggggagggaggggtgggttttgtcatttttatagtctgtttctattcttatttttttgtaaagcactttgtgttgcatttatatgtatgaaaagcgctgtataaataaagtttgatttgatttgatttgatttattatgtCTTGGATTTCATTAAGTTCATATAACCGCACTGATGTTTAGTTCTGATTATGAATGCTTTGTGCGAATtagttaaaattattttaaaaaaagacattaaataaaagCTTTGCAGACTAGCTTGAAAACTTAAGATGACGTATTCTCATGAACGAGTTTGTAGGATTTCTTACAAAAACTGATGCAACAAAGTTTGTATGATATCGTACAAAATAATGGTCGCTGTCTAAAAACTTGCTGGTTATGTTGTGAAAGCTAATTTTAATGACTTGTGATAACCCCCTCGCCCCTCTGTGTGTTGTTGGATGTTGTATTTCTCTTCCCGTGTAGGAGGGGCCACAGCTGTACTTCTGATATACAGATTCACATAATTAAGtttatgtgtgttgttttaatttaatcaaataaacattatttactcATAAATTGAATACATGTGTGGTCTCCCTGATTTTGTCATGATCTATGAcacttcatatatatataactcagtaatttaatctataataatgcattttttagtttatttacattcatttttaatcatctgaatctgaaaagtaacaaaaggtattttagtgcagtaaaagtacaatatttgtaaaatataacattagtgagttgttattgttctttttatttaatattgaataaaatcattttaaaaaaaagatttcagtCTGGagaactgtttatttttatccatTTCGCTATCATGACTGTTTTGtgcaatgtatttatataaatgtaaagtaaataaagtggattttgTCGAAAGTACACTTTTGTATccaattatgtaaaaaaaaaaaaaaacacacaacaataaatgaaaagtaaaatactCTAAACAGCCTGTTTTCTCCTCAGGATGTAATTGTTTCTAGTAGCAGGTTGCAGCGCCTCCTGCAGGCAGATCACAGGTTTTTATTCCTCTCACAGCTTCTTTTTGCATCAAATCTTTGTTTTGATTTCATTAGTTTGTTCCCAATTTGTTGTAATAACGAGGTGATTTGTCGTGTTGTTGTCAGCAGGCTGTCAGAGCTGCAGACTTCACAGTTACTAATtacagaaaacagaataaaaagtgcAGCTGTGAATGAGGACACGTGTTTTAGGAGGACATTAGCTTTAACTTCACAGAAGTGATGTGAAGCAGTGGAAGCCGAGCAGCCTGAAGGTTTACTGATATATTTAAAGCTCACAGGTTGAATTTCAGCAGCTTCATTTACAAACTCTCCTGTAACAAATTCTCTAACTGTCCTCTGCTGCCCTCCACAGGTCAGACATATGTATTACACCAATTAAATTAGTTTCCTTGATTTATAATTTACCCAGGcttccaaacaaacaaaacacaacaaagaaaaaacttaTTTCCCGATAAGAAAGATGAGATCCCATTTTCTGTTTAGCAATAGGCctacattttaaatcaaaatgtgaTAACAGTTGATACTAAAGTTGTCACTTTAAAGCCAATCCGATTTAATTgctttcatttatacatttttctttataattgttcttcttttattaggttatttatttatttattaattaattcactTACCggtatttagctttttttttgataatttgtgcttttttaaaaatgttttattttttattaattttcaattaattaattaaataaactcttgttatttttatttcctatAATCAAATGTGTTAGAACTGACaataacttttaatttgaaaaaatacattaagaaaTGTAAGAAATAAAGTTACATGTAAACTGActtgaccatttttaaattaaatctaaatatgaaaatcactgaaaaaaattcaaagttTAGAAACTTGTCATGGGTTTCCTGTTAAACTACAGTTTCCTCTCAGGCTTTCACACACTATTTAACAGctgaaaaaaagataatataagGTAAATAATGGAGAACACAAACTACACTTTCTTTTCACAAACTGTGCATCTTAACACCAAAATATAAATACGATCAGAAAGAAAAGTCTTTGCTGAACACGTTGACGTAAGTATCGTATCTgtagtaaaaaacaaatgtgagcAACATCaacagtctttttttgtt of Centropristis striata isolate RG_2023a ecotype Rhode Island chromosome 12, C.striata_1.0, whole genome shotgun sequence contains these proteins:
- the emx3 gene encoding empty spiracles homeobox 3; its protein translation is MLHHRNNKKCFTIEALVGKEASSRGGGGSGDEPIRPMALRFPESLHPATAAAAAAAGVFGSSFQGNNGRTLYSGPDMLLPEPGTHPQSPGGLPLHHPLHPLQIPPSSVFGPHRDALFYPWVLRSHMGHRFPGDDSSPENMMLHGPFSRKPKRIRTAFSPSQLLRLERAFEKNHYVVGAERKQLANGLCLTETQVKVWFQNRRTKHKRQKLEEESPEALHKRKGSQHINRWRAATQQSGGGGGAGEDVDVLSED